One segment of Rubripirellula amarantea DNA contains the following:
- the asnB gene encoding asparagine synthase (glutamine-hydrolyzing), whose product MCGITGFWNPSRTNERDLRFALDPMLDVLDHRGPDERGSRFYREEGVALGHTRLSIIGLDCGHQPIETKDGDYAVTVNGELYGYKKVRTQLACEQYVCDGKSDSAITLPMYLKDGLGFVEKLRGEFAIVLYDRREKRLILVRDRFGIKPLYYHASDSGLVWGSEVKSILKHPDVTPRLCPKATVHQMMQVMVPGSTAFENVHAIKPGHMLIATLRGDRLEIQTRRWWDMDFPQSHETGVDPAEYVQGVQDRLIDAVATRLEADVPVGCYLSGGIDSCSILGLATQLQQSPIKAFTIAFDSDEYDESNIARRMAERTGAEQELLRLTEKELYGPAFERATWHAERTFYNTLAVAKWHMSRRVRACNYKAVITGEGSDELFGGYAFFKRDWLGRDKGDAILAGAILAEEDQVHSAWEDLCGFTPSWIQPWMMVLDRLKPLLTSAMQDMLNTYDPVAEVAAAIDPSMVRGRNRLDISQYTWSKTMLEGQILTWGGDRMDMANSMEARPAFLDHHVAEYATTIPPDVRIRNGVEKWVLREAMVNVLPRELYERKKFAFMAPPAHTDPVKRAAVQEMIDHWLTKDRVAAVGLFNYEKLQTFVADAWNETDNTIARRNDILINHTLQIHMLHGQYVEGLPLPAVD is encoded by the coding sequence ATGTGCGGCATCACCGGCTTTTGGAATCCTTCGCGAACTAACGAACGAGATCTTCGGTTTGCTCTCGATCCTATGCTCGACGTTCTAGACCATCGTGGACCTGACGAGCGGGGCAGTCGTTTCTATCGCGAAGAAGGCGTTGCGCTGGGGCATACGCGTTTGTCGATCATCGGATTGGATTGCGGACACCAACCAATCGAGACAAAAGACGGTGACTACGCGGTGACCGTCAACGGCGAACTTTACGGCTACAAGAAGGTTCGCACACAACTGGCGTGCGAGCAGTACGTTTGCGATGGCAAGAGTGACAGCGCGATCACATTGCCGATGTACCTGAAGGACGGATTAGGTTTCGTTGAAAAACTGCGTGGTGAGTTCGCGATCGTTCTCTACGATCGACGCGAAAAACGTTTGATCTTGGTCCGTGATCGCTTCGGAATTAAGCCGCTTTACTATCACGCTAGCGATTCCGGCTTGGTCTGGGGATCAGAGGTGAAGTCGATTCTTAAGCATCCCGATGTAACACCACGGCTTTGTCCCAAAGCGACGGTGCACCAGATGATGCAAGTGATGGTGCCCGGTTCGACAGCTTTCGAAAACGTTCACGCCATCAAGCCAGGTCATATGTTGATTGCCACTTTGCGTGGCGATCGCTTAGAGATTCAAACTCGCCGGTGGTGGGATATGGATTTTCCGCAGTCACATGAAACAGGCGTCGATCCTGCTGAGTACGTGCAGGGTGTTCAGGATCGTTTGATAGATGCGGTAGCCACGCGATTAGAAGCAGACGTACCCGTCGGTTGTTATCTGTCTGGCGGAATTGATAGTTGTTCAATTCTCGGCCTTGCTACTCAGTTGCAGCAATCTCCGATCAAAGCATTCACGATTGCGTTCGATAGCGATGAATACGACGAATCCAATATCGCTCGTCGGATGGCTGAAAGAACGGGTGCCGAACAAGAGCTCTTGCGATTAACTGAAAAGGAACTCTACGGACCTGCATTTGAGCGGGCAACATGGCATGCTGAACGTACTTTCTACAACACACTGGCAGTCGCTAAGTGGCATATGAGTCGCCGAGTGCGTGCCTGCAATTACAAAGCAGTGATCACGGGCGAAGGATCGGACGAGTTGTTCGGGGGCTACGCGTTTTTTAAACGAGATTGGCTTGGTCGCGACAAGGGCGATGCCATCTTGGCCGGTGCGATTTTGGCCGAAGAAGATCAAGTCCATAGTGCCTGGGAGGACCTCTGCGGTTTTACTCCCTCGTGGATCCAGCCTTGGATGATGGTTCTTGACCGGCTTAAACCTTTGCTGACTTCGGCCATGCAAGACATGCTCAACACCTATGATCCCGTCGCAGAAGTGGCTGCAGCGATTGACCCGAGCATGGTGCGAGGACGCAATCGTCTTGACATTTCGCAGTACACGTGGAGCAAGACGATGTTGGAGGGCCAGATTTTGACGTGGGGTGGAGACCGCATGGACATGGCCAATTCAATGGAAGCGCGACCTGCGTTCTTGGATCACCACGTTGCCGAGTACGCCACAACCATTCCGCCGGATGTTCGCATTCGCAACGGGGTGGAAAAGTGGGTGTTGCGAGAAGCAATGGTGAATGTTCTGCCACGCGAATTGTACGAACGCAAGAAGTTCGCATTCATGGCTCCGCCGGCACACACTGATCCGGTCAAGCGGGCGGCGGTTCAAGAGATGATCGATCACTGGCTGACGAAGGATCGTGTTGCTGCCGTCGGGCTGTTTAACTACGAGAAACTTCAGACTTTCGTAGCGGATGCTTGGAACGAGACGGACAACACGATCGCGCGACGAAATGACATTTTGATCAATCACACTTTGCAAATTCACATGTTGCACGGCCAGTACGTGGAAGGACTGCCGCTTCCCGCGGTGGATTGA
- a CDS encoding Zn-dependent hydrolase → MQVNLQRIKSDILALAEIGRNQTDHGIYRMAFTDADMEGKRWLKSQIEDAGLPYRIDGAANVSTKIQGTEDGPEIMVGSHIDTVPCAGALDGTLGVIVGLECLRCISDAKISLKRTIELVAFSDEEGRFGGMFGSQSICGEINPEMLATMTDMNGVKLEDELRRHGLDPLDALDAARDPHSIGEYLELHIEQGPVLDRMGKSVGIVDEITGLFTWSVRFKGEANHAGTTPMEMRNDAFMGLADFAHEIPRILDENGSDRSRATIGKAQILPGATNTVPGLVEFSLDVRDTSDQVLEELATAFRKALSAIARRRSLIFEFQQKSFIAPVHCSKTMIESLQRQSDVLGLESNLMPSGAAHDAQIMGRMVPVGMIFVPSKGGQSHSPSEWTAWTDIEAGANLMLNTLIQLAS, encoded by the coding sequence CTGCAAGTCAACCTACAACGCATCAAGTCAGACATCCTTGCGCTTGCTGAGATTGGACGAAACCAGACGGATCATGGCATTTACCGAATGGCGTTTACCGATGCCGATATGGAAGGCAAACGTTGGTTAAAAAGTCAGATAGAGGATGCAGGGCTTCCGTATCGGATCGACGGTGCTGCCAATGTCTCCACCAAGATCCAGGGCACTGAGGACGGACCTGAGATCATGGTCGGATCCCACATCGATACCGTGCCATGTGCTGGCGCGCTCGATGGAACGTTGGGTGTGATCGTTGGTCTAGAGTGCTTGCGTTGCATCAGCGACGCTAAGATCTCGCTCAAACGCACGATCGAACTGGTCGCCTTTAGCGACGAGGAAGGGCGATTCGGCGGAATGTTTGGTTCTCAGTCGATCTGCGGCGAAATCAATCCCGAGATGTTAGCCACGATGACTGACATGAATGGCGTTAAGCTGGAAGATGAGCTCCGACGACATGGGCTTGATCCGCTTGATGCTCTCGACGCGGCACGTGATCCTCATTCGATTGGGGAATACTTAGAACTGCACATCGAGCAGGGACCAGTGCTCGATCGGATGGGAAAGTCGGTCGGTATCGTCGACGAAATTACCGGTCTATTCACTTGGTCAGTGCGTTTTAAGGGCGAAGCGAACCATGCCGGAACAACGCCGATGGAGATGCGTAACGATGCGTTCATGGGATTAGCCGACTTTGCACACGAGATTCCTCGGATTCTGGACGAAAACGGCAGTGATCGCAGTCGAGCGACGATTGGGAAAGCGCAAATCCTTCCGGGTGCCACCAACACAGTTCCTGGTTTAGTGGAATTCTCGTTGGATGTTCGGGATACGTCCGATCAAGTTCTCGAAGAACTCGCGACCGCGTTTCGAAAAGCATTGTCAGCGATCGCCCGTCGACGCAGCCTGATCTTTGAATTCCAACAAAAGAGTTTCATCGCACCGGTTCACTGCAGCAAAACAATGATCGAATCGCTGCAGAGACAAAGTGACGTTCTTGGCTTAGAATCCAATTTGATGCCCAGCGGTGCAGCGCACGATGCACAAATCATGGGCAGAATGGTTCCGGTAGGAATGATATTTGTGCCCAGCAAAGGTGGGCAAAGTCATTCGCCGTCAGAGTGGACCGCTTGGACTGATATCGAAGCGGGCGCGAACCTGATGCTTAACACTCTTATCCAACTGGCAAGTTAA
- a CDS encoding cysteine hydrolase family protein → MTFSDEQPNPQLDPLWNAYHESFIDNPKHIEFLAERNTALLCIDLQYLDAAPGCGVFADAEASGVAPEAQAYYFDRLEKLVLPGVRQLQDAFRQHGLEVIHTRIQSLTQNGRDRGKGHKRLQLLASPGSREADFLDQVAPSQKHDEIVINKTASGVFSSTNIHYVLKNLGIESLFVVGVYTNECVETTIRDACDLGYLVTVVEDCCATVTPELHEASLATLRDRYARVLTLKQTLGNVERIVSLVDETSGK, encoded by the coding sequence ATGACATTCAGCGACGAGCAACCCAACCCTCAACTTGATCCGTTGTGGAACGCCTATCACGAATCTTTCATCGACAACCCGAAGCACATCGAGTTCTTAGCCGAACGTAATACCGCGTTGTTGTGCATTGATCTTCAATACCTCGATGCGGCACCCGGTTGCGGTGTTTTTGCTGATGCCGAGGCAAGCGGCGTGGCGCCAGAGGCGCAAGCGTATTACTTCGATCGACTCGAAAAACTCGTTTTGCCCGGAGTTCGTCAATTGCAGGATGCGTTTCGTCAGCATGGCTTGGAAGTGATTCATACTCGAATTCAATCATTGACCCAGAATGGTCGCGATCGCGGCAAGGGACATAAACGACTGCAGTTACTCGCATCGCCAGGATCTCGCGAGGCCGACTTTTTGGACCAGGTCGCACCTAGCCAGAAGCATGACGAGATCGTTATCAACAAGACGGCCAGCGGTGTTTTTTCATCCACCAACATTCATTACGTTCTGAAGAACCTTGGCATTGAGTCATTGTTCGTGGTCGGTGTGTATACCAACGAGTGCGTCGAAACTACGATTCGCGACGCTTGTGACTTGGGCTACCTCGTCACCGTTGTGGAGGACTGCTGCGCCACTGTGACGCCTGAACTGCACGAAGCGTCGTTGGCAACTTTGCGAGATCGTTACGCTCGAGTATTGACCCTGAAGCAAACGCTGGGCAACGTCGAACGGATCGTGTCATTGGTGGATGAGACTTCGGGGAAGTAA
- a CDS encoding ATP-binding cassette domain-containing protein, with product MIHVQHLTKTYDDLSRGKFVAVDRVSFTVRPGEIFGLLGPNGAGKTTVLRILSTVLAPTSGIASVSGYDVVADPAEVRRHIGFVSNNTAIYDRMTAWEMVEYFGRLHGMTKEHVNGRLETLFEQLRMNEFRDTPGAKMSTGMKQKVSIARAMVHDPPVLIFDEATLGLDVLVARNLLGVIRALRESGKCLIFSTHIMSEVERLCDRIAIMHRGKILDTGTLSELRARHDQHDFEELFFGLLSHHEQNETDAIPASSLAAGGVR from the coding sequence ATGATCCACGTTCAACACCTCACCAAGACGTACGATGATTTGAGTCGAGGGAAATTCGTTGCCGTCGATCGGGTTTCGTTCACCGTTCGACCCGGCGAAATTTTTGGATTGCTTGGCCCCAATGGTGCTGGCAAGACAACCGTGCTTCGCATTCTAAGCACCGTATTGGCACCAACTTCGGGCATCGCTTCGGTCTCTGGCTACGACGTTGTCGCTGATCCCGCGGAAGTCCGTCGCCACATTGGTTTTGTCAGCAACAACACGGCGATCTACGACCGGATGACGGCTTGGGAAATGGTTGAGTATTTCGGGCGTCTGCACGGGATGACAAAGGAACACGTCAACGGTCGTCTGGAAACGCTATTTGAACAACTTCGGATGAACGAGTTCCGTGATACTCCCGGTGCCAAAATGTCGACTGGCATGAAACAAAAGGTATCGATCGCCCGTGCAATGGTTCACGACCCTCCGGTGCTAATCTTTGATGAAGCAACACTGGGATTGGATGTGTTGGTTGCACGTAACCTTCTTGGTGTGATCCGCGCTCTGCGTGAATCCGGAAAATGTTTGATCTTTTCAACACACATCATGAGCGAAGTGGAACGCTTGTGCGATCGAATCGCGATCATGCATCGAGGAAAAATTTTGGACACGGGAACTTTGTCCGAGTTGCGTGCTCGTCACGATCAACATGACTTCGAAGAACTGTTCTTCGGATTGCTAAGCCATCATGAACAAAATGAGACGGATGCCATCCCGGCTTCGTCACTAGCAGCGGGAGGAGTTCGATGA
- a CDS encoding ABC transporter permease subunit/CPBP intramembrane protease — protein sequence MSERSQRLRREAKQANQSRLSVIWMIYAREMRDQLRDRRTLFTIAVLPILLYPLVGMLLLQIAQFTQQHPTSVCVVGTNHLTEGVPPLVGSEAFADELVENHERLEVLCYRWDDIGRIHNHGNSLEDVQKTTTNWVRTGVFDVVLVVPPKFADPGYRNSDSEASMQLLYNVASDQSMVARDRINSILTNWQAGWVRERLDQNGVDVALLSPFKLSDIDIAPESTREAAFWSKLLPFIMLVWAMTGAFYPAIDLVAGEKERGTLETLLCSPALRGEIVWGKLGAVTTFSMMTAILNAGSMLVTSSFVFKQMGVGGGTIGSPPIVPMLWLLVALVPLSSLFSALALAVAAMARSSKEGQYYLMPLMMVTLPLVLLPMLPGTTLTGGTSLIPVTGMFLMVRSLVEGQYMHAIWHLPMVAGVTAGCLWMAVTWARRQFEDESVLFGGGDQWELSQWVKHLWRDRQKAATPAQAFACGAIILVGLFFGKLVVTEMPDSLAGIAKLILLPQFGLILAPTLMMATVLTTSLKTSLRIRLTHPATLPIAVLLGISLHPSYVMLAGCISYAYPISEQAMAAMKPFTDQISAAPLGTVILLMAVVPAICEELAFRGFIFGGLVRDRGRLRAVIVSAIMFGISHGVLQQSIAASVMGVLLGYVALRTGSVLPGILIHVTNNALSISMERIAESTHPVTQFIVTSTETGPTYQPIWIVASIAVATTCLLYYAALPSGDEDAEADQIDSEELILDPTASLSPA from the coding sequence ATGAGCGAAAGGTCACAAAGATTACGCCGTGAGGCTAAGCAAGCCAACCAATCCCGATTGTCAGTGATTTGGATGATATACGCTCGCGAAATGCGAGACCAGCTTCGCGATCGACGAACTTTGTTCACGATTGCCGTCCTTCCGATCTTGCTTTATCCGCTGGTTGGTATGTTGCTGTTGCAGATTGCGCAGTTCACTCAGCAGCACCCAACGTCTGTTTGCGTGGTGGGAACAAATCACTTGACCGAAGGAGTTCCGCCGTTGGTGGGCTCGGAAGCCTTTGCCGATGAATTGGTTGAGAACCACGAACGCTTAGAGGTACTTTGTTATCGCTGGGATGATATCGGGCGTATTCACAATCACGGCAACTCGCTCGAGGACGTGCAAAAGACGACGACCAATTGGGTGCGGACGGGTGTCTTCGACGTGGTGTTGGTCGTGCCACCGAAGTTTGCGGATCCGGGATACCGAAATTCCGATTCGGAAGCTTCGATGCAATTGCTTTATAATGTTGCTTCGGACCAATCGATGGTCGCACGTGATCGGATCAACTCGATCCTGACGAACTGGCAAGCCGGTTGGGTCCGCGAACGCCTTGATCAAAATGGGGTGGATGTTGCATTGCTTTCGCCCTTCAAGCTTTCTGATATCGACATCGCGCCCGAGAGCACTCGTGAGGCCGCGTTCTGGAGCAAGTTGTTGCCCTTCATCATGCTAGTGTGGGCGATGACCGGCGCGTTCTATCCCGCGATTGATCTTGTGGCTGGTGAAAAGGAACGAGGAACGCTCGAGACTCTTTTGTGCAGCCCAGCCCTGCGTGGCGAAATTGTTTGGGGCAAGCTAGGTGCCGTGACCACCTTTAGCATGATGACGGCGATCCTAAACGCGGGCAGCATGCTGGTGACTAGTTCGTTCGTCTTTAAACAGATGGGAGTTGGTGGCGGAACGATTGGATCGCCGCCGATCGTGCCGATGCTTTGGTTGTTAGTGGCATTGGTACCTCTTTCGTCTTTGTTCAGTGCATTGGCGCTGGCAGTGGCCGCGATGGCCCGAAGCAGCAAAGAAGGGCAATATTATTTGATGCCGTTGATGATGGTGACGTTGCCGTTGGTGCTATTGCCGATGCTTCCAGGAACCACATTGACCGGCGGTACCAGCTTGATTCCGGTAACGGGAATGTTCTTGATGGTACGGTCATTAGTGGAAGGCCAGTACATGCACGCGATTTGGCATTTGCCGATGGTTGCGGGAGTTACTGCAGGATGTTTGTGGATGGCAGTAACTTGGGCTCGACGACAGTTCGAAGATGAGTCGGTTTTGTTTGGTGGTGGAGACCAATGGGAATTAAGCCAGTGGGTGAAGCATCTTTGGCGTGATCGTCAAAAAGCCGCCACTCCGGCTCAGGCGTTTGCTTGTGGCGCGATTATTTTGGTCGGTCTGTTCTTCGGCAAGCTCGTAGTAACGGAAATGCCAGACTCTCTAGCGGGAATTGCCAAGCTGATACTGTTGCCGCAGTTTGGATTGATCCTAGCGCCCACATTGATGATGGCGACCGTGCTCACTACCTCGCTGAAGACTTCGCTTCGAATTCGTTTGACGCATCCTGCAACATTGCCGATCGCGGTGCTATTGGGAATTTCACTGCATCCAAGCTACGTGATGTTGGCGGGGTGCATCAGCTATGCGTACCCGATCAGTGAGCAGGCGATGGCGGCCATGAAACCGTTCACCGACCAGATTAGTGCTGCACCTCTTGGCACCGTGATTCTATTGATGGCGGTCGTTCCGGCGATTTGCGAAGAACTGGCTTTCCGTGGATTTATCTTCGGAGGCCTCGTCCGCGATCGAGGTCGTTTGCGTGCCGTGATTGTATCCGCGATCATGTTTGGGATTTCACACGGCGTTCTTCAGCAATCAATTGCAGCCAGCGTTATGGGAGTGTTGCTCGGGTACGTGGCGCTTCGGACTGGTAGTGTTCTGCCAGGCATCTTGATTCACGTGACCAACAATGCGTTGTCAATCTCGATGGAACGAATCGCCGAGAGTACTCATCCGGTCACGCAGTTTATCGTAACGTCGACAGAAACCGGTCCAACGTATCAACCGATTTGGATTGTCGCGAGCATCGCAGTGGCGACTACGTGCCTGCTGTACTATGCAGCGTTACCAAGCGGTGACGAAGACGCAGAGGCCGATCAAATCGACAGTGAAGAGTTGATCTTGGATCCCACCGCATCGTTGTCGCCAGCGTGA
- a CDS encoding vWA domain-containing protein: MSDSATPGNSSSDSANSEDLRRMLELELQKTRNEASAARLEARAAEIEILMRNLRHQSPDATVQRADPSEPASPVRHLRKSTQSFASWDDVRSAQSGSVSRDVPTNGVQHHSPTTSSTDFHSSPTKHSLPGQDSLTFRVDDQHPSVPAPRSSRSPTDTKSPGSQSSVADPDRDDTVEPSVAPAVAAAGLLDLGEATKPTFDVSDAELADQISPDWVDDEQEPSSKKRRPIALLVSAATHVLVLLLLAAIGLQNHRPKDQVSLSASTSETSEVAMESFSIETTELETEPEEVVEPTISETEYELSPVGTMKVAQISPDSIAAPAASIASSMASGASSSSSSMSLKSNSNSKMEFCGVEGGGNHFVYLVDSSGSMGDGFESARQALLSSIDVLTPTQRFYVVFFDAESDFMRISNPGVDEPNSVYATPENKAALRRWAMRIKMDRGKAPYDPLKFALGLKPDVIFLLSDGEFPEGILNLLKEENQVENLFGESKPVSIVHTIGYFSKEGASIMSRIAKQNSGQYRHIPKP, encoded by the coding sequence ATGAGCGATTCAGCCACTCCTGGCAACTCATCATCCGACAGCGCCAATAGCGAAGACTTGCGGCGGATGCTCGAATTGGAGCTACAGAAAACTCGCAACGAAGCCTCCGCTGCTCGTTTGGAAGCCAGAGCAGCCGAGATCGAAATCTTGATGCGCAACCTGCGCCACCAGAGTCCAGATGCAACAGTGCAGCGAGCCGACCCTTCGGAACCTGCATCACCAGTGCGTCATCTTCGAAAGTCTACGCAGTCGTTCGCAAGTTGGGATGATGTGCGATCGGCACAATCCGGTAGCGTTTCTCGCGACGTTCCGACCAATGGTGTGCAACACCACTCGCCAACTACATCGTCGACTGACTTTCATTCGTCACCCACCAAACATTCGTTGCCCGGACAAGATTCGCTGACGTTCCGAGTCGATGATCAACATCCATCGGTGCCAGCGCCTCGGTCGTCTCGATCGCCGACGGACACAAAGTCGCCAGGTAGCCAATCAAGCGTCGCGGATCCGGATCGAGACGATACGGTTGAACCCAGCGTTGCCCCCGCGGTCGCAGCAGCGGGCTTACTTGATCTTGGCGAGGCAACCAAGCCGACCTTTGACGTCAGCGATGCTGAATTAGCGGACCAGATTTCGCCGGATTGGGTCGATGATGAACAGGAACCATCATCAAAAAAGCGCCGACCGATTGCATTGCTCGTCAGTGCTGCGACCCACGTACTGGTGTTGTTGCTGCTGGCCGCGATTGGACTTCAAAACCATCGCCCCAAAGATCAAGTTTCGTTGTCGGCATCGACATCTGAGACCAGCGAAGTGGCGATGGAATCGTTTTCAATCGAAACCACAGAATTGGAAACTGAACCGGAAGAAGTCGTCGAGCCGACGATCAGCGAAACTGAATACGAACTCAGTCCGGTCGGCACGATGAAGGTCGCCCAAATCTCGCCCGATTCCATAGCGGCACCGGCGGCTTCGATCGCATCTTCGATGGCAAGTGGTGCATCGTCGTCTTCGTCGTCAATGTCGCTGAAATCGAATTCCAACTCGAAGATGGAATTCTGCGGAGTCGAAGGCGGTGGCAACCACTTTGTCTACTTGGTTGATAGTTCGGGAAGCATGGGCGATGGATTTGAATCAGCTCGCCAAGCTCTGCTTTCCTCAATCGACGTGCTCACTCCGACGCAACGGTTCTACGTTGTGTTCTTCGATGCGGAATCTGACTTCATGCGGATCAGCAATCCCGGTGTGGACGAACCTAATAGCGTTTATGCAACGCCGGAAAACAAAGCGGCTTTGCGGCGATGGGCAATGCGTATCAAGATGGATCGCGGTAAGGCTCCGTACGACCCGCTTAAGTTTGCGTTGGGCCTAAAACCGGATGTGATTTTCCTGCTTTCCGACGGCGAATTTCCGGAAGGAATTTTGAATCTGCTAAAGGAAGAAAACCAAGTCGAAAACTTGTTTGGTGAAAGCAAGCCGGTCAGCATCGTGCACACGATTGGCTACTTTAGCAAAGAAGGCGCTAGCATCATGAGTCGCATTGCCAAACAAAACAGCGGTCAGTACCGGCACATTCCCAAACCGTAG
- a CDS encoding lysylphosphatidylglycerol synthase transmembrane domain-containing protein, translated as MNARETAPSAKTRRRALLMQLTKVVIAIVVAIGLVLAARSAAENWSQQHQRIETEIGTLDRQISLESDPDAQHNLRQQRSVLESQLPEWKNIRIDLLLMAALIYAIGLLPPAAVLRTNCGLFGPRPRWSTSIASQLLGHVGKYVPGKAMVVVLRVGALRRDKIKPLAGTVSVFAETFMMMAVGAAIAGIVTLKIPVPSWINMTALAMAIAATAPTLPPIMKIVIARVGSPPPSSDRSPDQLDTAKGQMGWSWFASVWTFSIASWLLIGASFAITVAAMPGSQPLPNDSTLYPLALSAIGLAMALGFASLLPGGAGVRELVLITILGISIDPTRALLAAIAARMIFIIVEGLLAIVSWIWLRKDAHNSYDGKH; from the coding sequence ATGAACGCTCGCGAAACTGCACCATCGGCGAAGACGCGACGTCGTGCGTTACTGATGCAACTCACCAAAGTTGTGATCGCTATCGTTGTCGCTATCGGGCTAGTGCTTGCGGCTCGATCGGCTGCTGAAAACTGGTCACAGCAGCATCAACGAATCGAAACTGAGATCGGAACACTTGACCGACAAATTTCGCTCGAGTCCGATCCTGATGCTCAACACAACCTTCGACAACAAAGGTCCGTGCTCGAATCGCAGTTACCCGAATGGAAGAACATCCGCATCGACCTGCTGTTGATGGCGGCTTTGATATACGCGATTGGCTTGCTTCCTCCGGCGGCAGTGCTGCGAACGAATTGCGGTCTATTTGGACCTCGACCGAGATGGAGCACCTCGATCGCGTCTCAATTGCTTGGCCACGTTGGGAAGTACGTTCCTGGAAAGGCGATGGTCGTCGTTTTGCGTGTTGGTGCACTGCGACGCGACAAAATCAAACCGCTAGCTGGCACCGTTAGTGTCTTCGCGGAGACCTTCATGATGATGGCCGTGGGTGCAGCGATCGCGGGAATCGTCACGCTGAAAATTCCTGTCCCCTCTTGGATCAACATGACTGCGCTTGCGATGGCGATTGCCGCAACCGCGCCCACGTTGCCACCGATCATGAAGATCGTGATCGCTCGGGTCGGATCCCCCCCGCCATCGAGCGATCGATCACCCGATCAACTTGATACGGCAAAAGGACAAATGGGTTGGTCTTGGTTCGCATCTGTATGGACCTTTTCAATCGCGTCTTGGTTGCTCATTGGTGCTTCTTTCGCGATTACCGTTGCAGCGATGCCCGGTTCGCAACCATTACCGAATGATTCGACACTCTATCCACTTGCGCTTTCCGCAATTGGCTTGGCCATGGCTTTGGGCTTTGCATCACTACTACCTGGTGGAGCGGGCGTACGAGAACTGGTGCTGATCACGATCTTGGGAATCTCAATCGATCCGACGAGAGCCTTGCTTGCTGCGATCGCCGCGCGAATGATCTTTATCATCGTCGAAGGACTTCTAGCGATTGTCAGTTGGATATGGTTACGCAAAGACGCCCATAACAGTTACGATGGGAAGCATTGA